The Miscanthus floridulus cultivar M001 chromosome 7, ASM1932011v1, whole genome shotgun sequence genome includes a region encoding these proteins:
- the LOC136462692 gene encoding leucine-rich repeat extensin-like protein 7 — protein MILRSAAALALLLLLAAPAASVQEGGDAVSESYASRFDALPSWTFPNPRLRASYAALQAWKRTAIFSDPSNFTANWVGPNVCAYNGVYCAPLPGSAHDVVVAGIDLNHADIAGYLPASLPLGVPDLALFHINSNRFCGVVPTTFSHLHLLHELDLSNNRFVGGFPEVVLSLPALRYLDLRFNDFEGSIPPQLFDRPLDAIFLNSNRLRNPIPANLGNSPASVVVLSHNRLGGCIPPSIGRMADTLNEIVLIADELTGCVPPQVGLLRKLTVFDVSDNHLQGQLPAAIANMAAVEELDVARNRLEGAVPAGVCALASLRNFTYTDNFFTSRPSCTKATADGAWNCIPGAPAQRPPSQCAAAAAHPFDCSKAQCQAAPGYTPTPGAGHARGDRGRGSGSQPPTPVSSTPRGRIAGNPPPSSATPTPSYPSPPSSATTPSYHSPPKGSITPSPPKGSTTPSNPSPPSSATTPSYHRPPPQGSPTTTPSYPSPPSSATTPSYHSPPSHGSPTTPSYPTPPSSSSTPSYHSPPSGSTTPPVTTRAPPPPTSADEPDVRYAPPPSYTTPPSHSHGSPSPPSTGSHQPPSSGHHPATPSSPPTAEHPGYALPPHAPGTGTPSSHPTTPSGTPSSSHCSPPPHQGGSPGTGTGGHHLGGGKLPFPPVYGVSYASPPPPPPGKPYYGTAN, from the coding sequence ATGATCCTCCGCAGCGCGGCGGCgctcgcgctgctgctgctgctcgccgccCCGGCGGCGTCGGTGCAGGAGGGCGGGGACGCCGTCTCCGAGTCGTACGCGTCCCGCTTCGACGCGCTGCCGTCGTGGACGTTCCCGAACCCGCGGCTGCGCGCGTCCTACGCCGCGCTGCAGGCGTGGAAGCGCACCGCCATCTTCTCCGACCCCTCAAACTTCACCGCCAACTGGGTGGGGCCCAACGTCTGCGCCTACAACGGCGTCTACTGCGCGCCCCTCCCTGGCAGCGCCCACGACGTCGTGGTCGCCGGGATCGACCTCAACCACGCCGACATCGCGGGGTACCTACCGGCGTCGCTGCCGCTGGGCGTGCCCGACCTGGCGCtgttccacatcaactccaaccgCTTCTGCGGCGTCGTCCCGACCACATTctcccacctccacctcctccacgagCTCGACCTCAGCAACAACCGCTTCGTGGGCGGGTTCCCGGAGGTGGTGCTGTCGCTGCCGGCGCTGCGGTACCTGGACCTCCGCTTCAACGACTTCGAGGGCAGCATCCCGCCGCAGCTCTTCGACCGCCCGCTCGACGCCATCTTCCTCAACTCCAACCGCCTCCGCAACCCGATCCCGGCCAACCTCGGGAACTCCCCGGCCTCCGTCGTCGTGCTCTCGCACAACCGCCTCGGCGGGTGCATCCCGCCCAGCATCGGACGGATGGCCGACACGCTCAacgagatcgtgctcatcgccgACGAGCTCACGGGATGCGTCCCGCCGCAGGTCGGCCTGCTCCGGAAGCTCACCGTCTTCGACGTCAGCGACAACCACCTGCAGGGCCAGCTCCCGGCCGCCATCGCTAACATGGCTGCTGTTGAAGAGCTCGACGTCGCACGCAACCGCCTCGAGGGCGCCGTGCCGGCGGGAGTCTGCGCGCTCGCCAGCCTCAGGAACTTCACCTACACCGACAACTTCTTCACCTCGCGCCCGTCATGCACCAAGGCCACCGCCGACGGCGCATGGAACTGCATTCCCGGCGCGCCGGCACAGCGCCCGCCGTCGCAGTGCGCGGCCGCCGCGGCACACCCGTTCGACTGCAGCAAGGCGCAATGCCAGGCAGCCCCGGGCTACACGCCGACCCCGGGCGCTGGCCACGCACGCGGCGACCGCGGCCGCGGGAGCGGCAGCCAGCCGCCCACGCCGGTGTCGTCGACTCCGAGAGGCAGAATCGCAGGGAACCCGCCGCCATCGTCTGCTACTCCCACTCCTTCCTACCCGTCGCCGCCGTCCAGCGCCACCACCCCCTCGTACCACTCGCCACCCAAGGGCTCCATCACCCCGTCGCCGCCTAAGGGCTCGACCACTCCGTCAAACCCTTCGCCGCCATCGAGCGCCACCACCCCGTCCTACCACAGGCCGCCACCTCAGGGCTCACCCACCACCACGCCATCGTACCCCTCGCCGCCATCGAGCGCCACCACCCCGTCATACCACTCGCCACCTTCGCATGGGTCACCCACCACGCCATCCTACCCGACGCCACCCTCAAGCTCCAGCACGCCATCCTACCACTCGCCGCCGTCCGGCTCCACAACTCCTCCAGTAACGacacgcgcgccgccgccgccgacgtccGCGGACGAGCCGGACGTGCGGTACGCGCCACCCCCGAGCTACACAACGCCGCCATCCCACTCCCACGGGTCGCCGTCGCCTCCCTCCACGGGGTCCCACCAGCCCCCGTCCTCCGGTCACCACCCCGCCACGCCGTCGTCGCCACCCACGGCGGAGCACCCCGGCTACGCCCTGCCGCCGCACGCCCCGGGGACCGGGACGCCCTCGTCGCACCCCACCACCCCCTCGGGGACGCCGTCCTCCTCGCATTGCTCGCCGCCGCCTCATCAGGGCGGGAGCCCCGGCACCGGAACCGGCGGGCACCATCTGGGCGGCGGCAAGCTGCCGTTCCCTCCGGTGTACGGCGTGTCGtacgcgtcgccgccgccgccgccgccggggaagcCGTACTACGGAACCGCCAATTGA